The sequence TCCGGTTTCCAGTCGTGCAGGTTGTTTTCGGCCAGTTTTTTAGTGAATAAAAAACTGGTATCCGTTTTAAAAACATTGACCAAGCTATCGATGATCATATCGGCAGGATAATTGGGCAAGATGCTGTCCAATGCACCATAATCGATTTTTCGGGGTTGTGCAAAATACTTTTTTAAATCCTTGTCAAAAGGTGGTTTGAATACTGAATAAATATCGCCCTCCCAAAGATGTTTGTATGCATAGCTGTAGGAAATCAATAAATAAGGCAGGTAATGCGGCCGGTCGTATTCCTGAAACATGGTAACGGATTGTGTGCCCGTCATATCATAAGCACCCGACATAGGAGAGGAGGCCGTAATTTCTATTTCAGGGAATTTATCGGTTTCCAGCATTTGATGGGTGGCCATAGCCGCATGTCCGCCCTGGGAATAGCCGGTAACAAAAAGTTGCCCGTTCGTTTTTATATTTATTTTATCGAAAAGCTCTTCCCTACAGGCTTTTATCATATAAATAACTGCATTGGCTTCCGTTTCTGCATGTTGGTAAATATGCTCCTTATCGCCACCGCCTAGGCCGTAATAAAAGGGAAAGTAGGAAATATAACCATCGGCAGCATGCATAATGGCCACCAATTGTTCCAGGTCATTAATGCCATACTTTTGTTTTACCGATATGCGCGTGCCGTGGCAATAAGCCAATTCGGCTTTGGGCTCCGTTGTTGTGGGAACATACAGCACACCTTTGGCTTTTATCAGCGAACCATCAATCCATTCGCCCCTGTATGTGATTTCATACATATCGATGCCATTTTCCACGGGAGTGATGAATTGTGGAATATTATTGGCTTTGTAAAATCTTTCGAGAGAATCTTGAGTATAGGTGTAGAGTAGTTTGTAGTCAATTAGCAGCTTATCGCCTGCTTGATTTTTTTCTGCGAATAGCGAAAGGCATAGCAAGAGACCTGTACATAACAATAAATTGAATTTCATAGATTTTGATTACTTGATTTAGGTGTTTGACAATAACAATTGGTATTAAGTGAAAAATGTTTCCCAAAACTATACTATAGACGCATTTTTCATAAAAAAGGATGTCTTGATTTTTGAGAAATTTATTTTAAAATAAGGCAGCGTTCTTGTTTTTATTTAAAAAATTCACAAATATGACTACATATCCCTAAAAGCATGAATAATACATGTATGACTTACAATTAACTATTTGCGCTTTATGAATACTCAAAATCCCCATAAGGGCTGTTGATGCTCAATTGTTTTTTATTAGAAGCTTCTACACGTCCGATTATCCGTGCATCTACATTGTAGCTTTTTGCAATTTCTATAAGTTGAGCGGCTTCTGCTTCGGGCAGGTAAAATTCCATTCTGCTGCCCATATTGAATACTTTATACATTTCCTTCCACTCTGTACCTGATTCGGATTGAATCAATTTGAAAAGTGGCGGCACTTCAAATAAGTTGTCTTTAATGATATGCACTTTATCTGTAAAATGTAGCACTTTTGTTTGTGCGCCCCCGCTGCAATGGATAATACCGTGGATGTTTTTTTTGTCTATGGATTTGAGGGCTTTGGCTACAATTGGCGCATAGGTTCGCGTAGGAGATAGGATTAATTTTCCGACAGGGATTCCAGTTTCTCTTTCAAAATCAGTCAGTTTTTTGCTGCCTGCATAAATCAAATGCCCGGGAACCATAGGATCAAAACTTTCGGGATATTTCTCAGCCAGTTCATGGCTCAACACATCGTGGCGTGCAGAAGTAAGGCCGTTGCTTCCCATACCTCCGTTATAGCTATTTTCATAACTTGCCTTACCATATGATGCCAATCCTACAATAACATCTCCCGGCTGAATATTGACTTCTATTACTTTTTTTCTTGGCAAACGTGCAAAGGCAGTAAAGCCGACATCGAGTGTACGTACGATATCGCCTACATCTGCTGTTTCTCCACCGGCCAGCACGGCACTAACCCCAAGTGCTTTGAGTTCTTCCAATAAATTTGCAGAAGCATTGATCAATTCTGAGATTACTTCACCGGGAATGAGGTTTTTATTCCGGCCAATGGTAGAAGAAACTACAATATTATCAGTAGCTCCCACACAAATCAAATCATCAATATTCATTATAAGTGCATCCTGTACTATTCCTTTCCAAACACTCAGATCGCC is a genomic window of Chitinophagales bacterium containing:
- a CDS encoding AIR synthase-related protein produces the protein MAIFAAMSTKYSQRGVSADKEDVHKAIKNLDKGLFPNAFCKILPDLVAGDPDYCNIMHADTAGTKPALAYLYWRETGDLSVWKGIVQDALIMNIDDLICVGATDNIVVSSTIGRNKNLIPGEVISELINASANLLEELKALGVSAVLAGGETADVGDIVRTLDVGFTAFARLPRKKVIEVNIQPGDVIVGLASYGKASYENSYNGGMGSNGLTSARHDVLSHELAEKYPESFDPMVPGHLIYAGSKKLTDFERETGIPVGKLILSPTRTYAPIVAKALKSIDKKNIHGIIHCSGGAQTKVLHFTDKVHIIKDNLFEVPPLFKLIQSESGTEWKEMYKVFNMGSRMEFYLPEAEAAQLIEIAKSYNVDARIIGRVEASNKKQLSINSPYGDFEYS